A genomic region of Chaetodon auriga isolate fChaAug3 chromosome 11, fChaAug3.hap1, whole genome shotgun sequence contains the following coding sequences:
- the bag2 gene encoding BAG family molecular chaperone regulator 2, with protein MAQAKIQAKMSDAPCAKFSRTLSMADRSGRLLESLDQLEVRVEALREAATAMEQERECILEMIQNIQNGQEMRNICAGEKEELELTANRLMGRTLSVEISVGTIRNSQQEEALQKATSIIDEIVKKLLDDLDSGRQRLQALHAACVSEAPQVPIDQKFQAVVISCALEDQKKIKRRLETLLRNVENADKNIKIMDHQKLEVPKANGCP; from the exons ATGGCTCAAGCGAAAATCCAGGCGAAAATGAGCGATGCTCCCTGCGCCAAGTTCAGCAGGACGCTGTCCATGGCCGATCGCTCCGGACGACTTCTGGAGAGTTTGGATCAGCTGGAAGTGAG GGTGGAGGCTTTACGCGAAGCAGCAACGGCCATGGAGCAGGAAAGGGAGTGCATCCTGGAGATGATTCAGAACATTCAGAACGGACAAGAAATGCGTAACATCTGTGCTG GGGAGAAAGAAGAGTTAGAGTTGACTGCAAACCGTCTCATGGGCCGCACGCTGTCTGTGGAGATCTCCGTCGGTACAATCAGGAACTCCCAGCAGGAGGAGGCGCTGCAAAAGGCCACGTCCATAATTGATGAAATAGTGAAGAAGTTACTTGACGACTTGGACAGCGGCCGGCAGCGGCTGCAGGCCCTGCACGCCGCCTGTGTGTCAGAGGCCCCGCAGGTCCCCATCGATCAGAAGTTTCAGGCCGTAGTGATCAGCTGTGCTCTGGAGGACCAGAAGAAGATCAAGCGCAGGCTGGAGACTTTGCTGAGGAACGTTGAAAATGCTGACAAGAACATCAAGATCATGGATCACCAAAAACTGGAGGTCCCAAAAGCCAATGGCTGTCCTTAA